The Sulfurimonas lithotrophica genome includes a region encoding these proteins:
- a CDS encoding PAS domain-containing protein produces the protein MQEKDLIYNFVYDLGNPVLLVEDKEESYDISFANEKMKELLKNTDSEDLVLTNELIHLLNSYKEKAHPHGLSTQNIEIFQKFYNINYLQNANSILMSFIETDVESLFETLSFHEMGISSCAIIVVLSDQGKVIDTNEHFLKMVGMTKEEVHNIDFFENFIPAEIETLNKYLSELLSSDSKNQQFVTSLKDVEDNIYKIKWQVSKIKKLNQNFLVAIGSDISQLFQQNNKQITKEVKSLKVGFDYFPFAVAYMNAKGIFTTMNKNFLKMFHIKNETTKIMFDQIPFFKKHIGFSKIKEYIPSQKELTYNIEHGINGKNVILKVYIRMLKGKKESSALYIIIVQKIL, from the coding sequence ATGCAAGAAAAGGATCTTATATACAACTTTGTCTATGATTTGGGGAATCCTGTTCTTTTAGTAGAAGATAAAGAGGAGTCTTACGATATAAGCTTTGCAAATGAGAAAATGAAAGAGCTTTTAAAAAATACTGATTCTGAAGATTTAGTATTAACAAACGAGCTTATCCACTTACTAAACTCTTATAAAGAAAAAGCACATCCACACGGTTTGTCCACGCAAAATATAGAAATTTTTCAAAAATTTTATAATATAAATTATCTTCAAAATGCAAATAGTATTCTTATGAGTTTTATAGAGACCGATGTAGAATCTCTTTTTGAAACTCTAAGTTTTCATGAAATGGGCATATCCAGCTGTGCAATAATAGTTGTTTTAAGCGATCAGGGAAAAGTTATAGATACAAACGAACATTTTTTAAAAATGGTCGGAATGACTAAAGAAGAAGTTCATAACATAGACTTTTTTGAAAACTTTATACCTGCGGAAATAGAGACTTTGAACAAATACTTATCGGAATTGCTTTCAAGCGATTCTAAAAATCAGCAGTTTGTAACTTCATTAAAAGATGTTGAGGATAATATTTACAAAATCAAATGGCAAGTCTCAAAAATTAAAAAACTAAATCAAAATTTTTTAGTGGCAATAGGAAGTGATATAAGCCAATTGTTTCAACAAAACAATAAGCAGATAACAAAAGAGGTAAAAAGTTTAAAAGTCGGTTTTGATTACTTCCCTTTTGCCGTTGCATATATGAATGCAAAAGGTATTTTTACTACAATGAATAAAAACTTCCTTAAGATGTTTCATATTAAAAATGAAACGACTAAGATTATGTTTGACCAAATTCCGTTTTTTAAAAAACATATAGGTTTTAGTAAGATTAAAGAGTATATACCATCACAAAAAGAATTAACTTACAATATAGAACACGGTATAAACGGTAAGAATGTTATCTTAAAAGTTTACATCAGGATGTTAAAAGGCAAAAAAGAATCTTCTGCACTTTATATAATTATTGTTCAAAAAATACTATAA
- a CDS encoding HAD-IC family P-type ATPase encodes MKSILGHWRVLEIAFAYKTNEKEGIAKDGYNYLGFAAIMDPLREGVKEAVSKANTAGIEVVMVTGDHPNTAFYISKGLGIVISKDEVMDGLSVSHWQERGADKEEIANKRVFARVSPQQKQLIVEKFQALGHFVAVTGDGVNDAPALKSANIGISMGKSGTDVARESSDMILTDDAFSSIVNGIEEGRVAYDNIRKVIHLLISTGFAEIVLIMLSMLFFTPIPLLPVQLLWLNLVTNGIQDVALGFERAEPGVLERKARDPKEPIFNAVMISRVVVGGLYMGISAFAVFYTLLSYGYTEDMARNITLFLMVLFENVHVFNSRTEKHSIFKINHRKNKFLWMSVIVAQGLHLISMYTPFMQNILDIKPIDAEIWLILLVIALALIAVMEFEKILRKKYLK; translated from the coding sequence ATCAAGTCGATACTTGGGCACTGGAGGGTTTTAGAAATAGCTTTTGCATATAAGACAAATGAAAAAGAGGGTATTGCAAAGGATGGTTATAACTATCTTGGATTTGCAGCTATTATGGATCCGCTTAGAGAAGGTGTAAAAGAAGCAGTCTCAAAAGCAAATACTGCAGGTATAGAGGTTGTTATGGTTACGGGAGATCATCCAAATACGGCCTTTTATATCTCAAAAGGTTTGGGTATCGTCATTAGTAAAGATGAGGTTATGGATGGTTTGTCGGTAAGCCATTGGCAAGAAAGGGGTGCGGATAAAGAAGAGATAGCTAATAAAAGAGTTTTTGCCCGTGTATCGCCACAGCAAAAACAGCTTATAGTAGAAAAGTTTCAAGCTTTAGGACATTTTGTAGCGGTAACGGGTGACGGTGTAAACGATGCCCCTGCTTTAAAATCTGCAAATATCGGTATATCTATGGGTAAAAGCGGAACCGACGTAGCTAGGGAATCTAGCGATATGATACTGACAGACGATGCATTCAGCTCCATAGTAAACGGTATAGAAGAGGGACGTGTAGCATATGACAACATACGTAAAGTTATACACCTTTTAATATCAACCGGATTTGCAGAGATAGTGCTTATAATGCTTTCTATGCTGTTTTTTACACCTATACCGCTTTTACCTGTGCAGCTATTGTGGTTAAACTTAGTTACAAACGGAATCCAAGATGTAGCACTTGGGTTTGAAAGAGCAGAACCGGGTGTATTAGAACGAAAAGCAAGAGATCCAAAAGAACCTATATTTAACGCTGTAATGATAAGCAGGGTCGTAGTCGGTGGATTATATATGGGTATATCTGCATTTGCAGTGTTTTATACTCTTTTGAGTTATGGTTATACGGAAGATATGGCAAGAAATATAACTTTGTTTTTAATGGTATTGTTTGAGAATGTGCACGTATTTAATTCAAGAACCGAAAAACACTCAATATTTAAGATTAATCATAGGAAAAATAAGTTTTTATGGATGTCGGTTATCGTTGCACAGGGTCTGCATCTAATCTCTATGTACACACCTTTTATGCAAAATATTTTAGATATTAAACCTATAGATGCAGAGATTTGGCTAATACTTTTAGTAATTGCACTTGCTTTAATCGCAGTTATGGAGTTTGAAAAAATATTACGCAAAAAATACTTAAAATAG
- a CDS encoding cation-translocating P-type ATPase has protein sequence MFYTKSVEDTLLSLECTKEGLSSKEAKERIIHYGENSIPEGKKSSLFGIFLEQFKSPIIYVLLFAAIISFIIKEFGDAGFILAVLFINAFIGTYQEYNANLRADALKKVLKTYVTALRDNKKIQLLNEEITVGDIIFFESGIKVPADVRLIETNELEVNESLLTGESIDVYKDSKYISEDIDEPIGDRKNMLYAGSMVTKGRGIGVVTAVSYQSEIGKIALLLSKSKVSKAPLVMRMEKFSFNIAKIIAMFVLLIIAVGVYQQSPLKDIFFFTVAMAVSTIPEGLPVAITVALSVASAAMSKRNVIVRKLSAIEGLGSCTLIASDKTGTMTQNKLSVEHFITPDKIYSAKENIDKNILLGAVLCNEAVFNKDENDFYFIGDQVDVALAKYALDIDADLFKLKNSLNPLASIAYEPQNGYSAISYEIDSKKVDFIKGSPEN, from the coding sequence ATGTTTTATACTAAAAGTGTTGAAGATACTTTATTGAGTCTTGAATGTACAAAAGAAGGACTAAGTTCAAAAGAAGCAAAAGAGAGAATTATACATTATGGAGAAAACTCCATACCAGAAGGAAAGAAGAGTAGTCTTTTTGGTATTTTTTTAGAACAGTTTAAAAGCCCCATAATATATGTACTTCTTTTTGCGGCAATCATCTCTTTTATCATAAAAGAGTTTGGAGATGCAGGCTTTATTTTGGCAGTATTATTCATAAACGCTTTTATAGGTACATATCAAGAATATAATGCAAATTTAAGAGCGGATGCATTAAAAAAAGTTTTAAAAACATACGTAACTGCTTTAAGAGACAATAAAAAAATTCAACTTCTTAATGAAGAGATTACCGTCGGCGATATCATTTTTTTCGAATCTGGTATAAAAGTACCTGCCGATGTTAGACTGATAGAGACAAATGAACTTGAAGTAAACGAGTCTCTTTTAACGGGTGAATCTATAGATGTATATAAAGACTCCAAATATATATCTGAAGATATAGATGAGCCAATAGGTGACAGAAAAAATATGCTTTATGCAGGTTCAATGGTTACAAAGGGAAGGGGAATCGGAGTTGTAACTGCCGTATCGTACCAAAGTGAAATAGGTAAGATAGCACTTCTTCTATCAAAATCAAAAGTATCAAAAGCCCCTTTGGTCATGAGAATGGAAAAGTTCTCTTTTAATATTGCCAAGATAATAGCTATGTTTGTCCTTTTGATTATAGCAGTCGGTGTTTATCAACAATCGCCTTTAAAAGATATATTTTTCTTTACCGTTGCAATGGCAGTATCCACTATCCCTGAAGGGTTACCTGTAGCCATAACCGTAGCACTTAGTGTTGCGAGTGCAGCTATGAGTAAAAGAAATGTAATTGTTAGAAAACTCTCGGCTATTGAGGGGCTTGGTTCTTGTACACTTATAGCAAGTGATAAAACAGGAACTATGACACAAAACAAACTGAGTGTCGAACACTTTATTACACCTGATAAAATCTACAGTGCGAAAGAAAACATAGATAAGAACATACTTCTTGGTGCAGTTTTGTGTAATGAAGCAGTGTTTAACAAAGATGAAAATGATTTTTATTTTATAGGCGATCAGGTTGATGTAGCCTTGGCTAAATATGCACTTGATATAGATGCTGACCTATTTAAGTTAAAAAATAGTCTTAATCCACTTGCATCTATAGCATATGAACCGCAAAACGGATACTCGGCAATATCTTATGAGATAGACTCTAAAAAAGTGGACTTTATAAAAGGCTCACCCGAAAACTAA
- the gatA gene encoding Asp-tRNA(Asn)/Glu-tRNA(Gln) amidotransferase subunit GatA has protein sequence MITLKEALKLNKEELVKFKDDLKAKIEANPELNAYISVDNVGDGVPVAIKDNIQVKNWSVTSGSNILQGYIAPYNATVIEKMLKAGLSPFGRTNMDEFAMGSTTESSFYGKTQNPHNPEYVPGGSSGGSAAAVAAGLAVAALGSDTGGSIRQPASFCGIVGMKPTYGRVSRYGLGAYASSLDQIGPMTQNVEDAAILYDIISGHDVKDSTSAPKDDKVSDKLDADRKLRIAVLPKHVENASTDVKNAYEKAIASLENAGHEIVNYELMDAKFDISAYYITATAEAATNLARYDGIRYGNRVEGKNLEETFVNTRSQGFGDEVKRRIMLGNFVLSSGYYEAYYVKAQKTRHMIKEQYENIFKDVDLILSPIAPGIAPKFGELSNPMDMYLSDLYSISVNLAGLPALSLPISKSDNGMPVGLQLIANAYEEQTLFDGALSLEREVNFSK, from the coding sequence GTGATTACTCTAAAAGAAGCTCTAAAATTAAATAAAGAAGAATTAGTAAAATTTAAAGACGATTTAAAAGCAAAAATAGAAGCAAATCCAGAATTAAATGCGTATATCAGTGTTGATAACGTAGGTGACGGCGTGCCTGTTGCCATAAAAGACAACATTCAAGTTAAAAACTGGTCTGTAACTTCCGGTTCAAACATTCTTCAAGGATACATCGCACCTTATAACGCTACAGTAATAGAGAAGATGCTAAAAGCCGGACTTAGCCCGTTTGGTCGCACAAACATGGATGAGTTTGCTATGGGTTCAACTACCGAATCAAGTTTCTACGGAAAAACACAAAATCCTCATAATCCAGAATATGTTCCGGGAGGAAGTAGCGGTGGAAGTGCAGCTGCGGTAGCTGCAGGTTTAGCCGTAGCAGCACTTGGAAGCGACACCGGTGGTTCTATCCGCCAACCTGCTTCATTTTGTGGAATCGTAGGAATGAAACCTACATACGGACGTGTTAGCCGTTACGGTTTAGGTGCATATGCGTCTAGCCTTGACCAAATCGGTCCGATGACACAAAACGTAGAAGATGCGGCTATACTTTATGACATAATCAGCGGACATGACGTAAAAGACTCAACTTCAGCACCAAAAGATGATAAAGTCTCAGACAAACTAGATGCAGATAGAAAACTAAGAATCGCAGTACTTCCTAAGCATGTTGAAAATGCAAGTACCGATGTTAAAAATGCATATGAGAAAGCTATAGCTTCACTTGAAAATGCAGGTCATGAGATAGTAAACTATGAGCTTATGGATGCCAAGTTTGACATCTCTGCTTACTATATCACTGCAACTGCAGAAGCTGCAACCAACTTAGCACGTTATGACGGAATCCGTTACGGTAACCGTGTAGAGGGTAAGAACCTAGAAGAGACTTTTGTAAATACAAGAAGCCAAGGTTTCGGTGATGAAGTTAAACGCCGTATCATGCTTGGAAACTTTGTTTTAAGTAGCGGTTACTATGAAGCATATTATGTAAAAGCTCAAAAAACAAGACATATGATTAAAGAGCAATATGAAAATATCTTTAAAGACGTTGATTTGATTTTATCGCCTATTGCACCTGGGATTGCACCAAAGTTCGGCGAGTTATCAAATCCTATGGATATGTATCTAAGCGATTTATACTCAATCAGCGTAAACCTTGCAGGTCTTCCTGCTCTTTCACTTCCGATCAGCAAAAGCGACAACGGTATGCCTGTTGGACTACAACTAATTGCTAATGCTTATGAAGAACAAACTCTTTTTGACGGTGCACTTAGTTTAGAGAGAGAAGTAAACTTCTCTAAGTAG
- a CDS encoding YbfB/YjiJ family MFS transporter yields the protein MINLFDRNKNFNILLAGILSIVVGVGVARFAFTTLLPAMLEDFLSVTNAGLFASFNYAGYLSGAVFSIFMKDINVKVRFFRIGMILSILTTLVLATTTNETLWFVSRVIAGFGSAMVLIVGGAIVMLKINYEDKTKAMGMHFTGIGVAITVTELTSQYVLKSSTWSDAWMVLTILAFVISFYVIYILSFDKELKKEAPKHKVSKSMFTPYVILLILAYFTAGVGFVVQATFFPDIINSLEGLEGSGSLGWLIVGVAGIPSAIFWMRMAHKYGSVDIIIITFVLQIIGILIPTFTNNIYLNLLSGALYGSTFIAHVALFMHYGGKLAGANPVIFMGAMTAAYGVGQVGAPLYSVALFERYGNYNASLYVTAFIVSLGIVFLLSAKKVIKTT from the coding sequence TTGATAAATTTGTTTGATAGAAATAAAAACTTTAATATTCTGCTTGCAGGCATATTAAGTATAGTAGTAGGAGTGGGCGTAGCAAGATTTGCTTTTACTACATTACTTCCTGCAATGTTGGAAGATTTTTTAAGTGTCACAAATGCAGGACTGTTCGCATCTTTTAATTATGCAGGATACCTTAGCGGTGCAGTGTTTAGTATATTTATGAAAGACATAAATGTAAAAGTGAGATTTTTTAGAATAGGGATGATACTTAGCATACTTACCACACTTGTACTTGCAACTACTACAAACGAGACTCTTTGGTTTGTATCGCGTGTAATTGCAGGTTTTGGCTCGGCCATGGTTTTGATAGTCGGCGGTGCGATAGTAATGTTAAAGATAAACTATGAAGACAAAACAAAAGCTATGGGGATGCACTTTACGGGGATAGGTGTAGCCATAACCGTTACTGAACTGACAAGTCAGTATGTTCTTAAAAGCTCGACTTGGAGCGATGCATGGATGGTACTTACAATACTTGCGTTTGTAATCTCTTTTTATGTTATATATATACTATCGTTTGATAAAGAGTTAAAAAAAGAAGCGCCTAAACACAAGGTGTCCAAATCTATGTTCACTCCTTATGTGATACTTCTTATCCTTGCTTATTTTACAGCAGGTGTGGGGTTTGTTGTTCAGGCTACTTTTTTCCCTGATATTATAAACTCACTCGAAGGACTTGAAGGCTCAGGAAGTCTTGGTTGGCTTATAGTAGGTGTTGCAGGAATTCCATCAGCTATATTTTGGATGAGAATGGCGCATAAATATGGAAGTGTAGATATTATCATAATTACATTTGTGCTTCAAATTATAGGGATACTTATACCGACGTTTACGAATAATATATACTTAAACCTATTAAGCGGTGCATTGTACGGAAGTACGTTTATAGCCCATGTCGCTCTTTTTATGCATTACGGCGGAAAACTAGCAGGTGCGAATCCGGTAATTTTTATGGGTGCTATGACTGCGGCTTACGGTGTGGGACAGGTTGGTGCGCCTTTATACAGTGTAGCTTTGTTTGAGAGATATGGAAACTACAATGCCTCTTTATATGTGACTGCTTTTATAGTGTCACTGGGCATTGTATTTTTGTTAAGTGCCAAAAAAGTAATTAAGACTACTTAG
- a CDS encoding MarR family winged helix-turn-helix transcriptional regulator, whose product MKFDMDESFGYLINRLAITSKNSFNKQIKRYGVSPEQWIILYRVVEKDGIAQKELSDSTFKDQGNLTRMIDKLVEKGYLLRDSDDNDRRSVKLFATQSSKQLVEKIAPLSQIQNEKLSESFTEDEKIKFIELLNKAYTNIK is encoded by the coding sequence ATGAAGTTTGACATGGATGAATCTTTTGGCTATTTGATTAACAGGTTGGCAATAACAAGTAAGAACAGCTTTAATAAACAGATAAAACGCTACGGTGTATCTCCTGAACAGTGGATTATACTATATAGGGTAGTTGAAAAAGACGGTATAGCCCAAAAAGAACTCTCAGACTCAACTTTTAAAGATCAGGGTAATTTAACAAGAATGATTGATAAACTTGTCGAAAAAGGATATCTTTTAAGAGATAGTGACGATAATGACAGACGTTCGGTAAAACTTTTTGCCACACAAAGTTCTAAACAGTTGGTGGAGAAGATAGCCCCTTTATCACAAATTCAAAATGAAAAATTATCAGAGAGCTTTACAGAGGATGAAAAAATAAAATTTATTGAGCTTCTAAACAAAGCATATACAAATATTAAATAG
- the guaB gene encoding IMP dehydrogenase — translation MNIRKKALTFEDVLLVPKYSEVLPKEVNLETKLTKNITLKIPMVSAAMDTVTEYRAAIAMARLGGIGIIHKNMDIESQCKQVKKVKKSESGIIIDPIYVNPDATLADADALMAEYKISGVPVVDGHNKLLGILTNRDMRFEKDMRKMVSEVMTPMPLVTANSGISLDDAADVMHQHKIEKLPIIDESGFLKGLITIKDIKKRIAYPNSNKDDFGRLVVGAAIGVGQMDRAKALVDAGVDVLVLDSAHGHSKGIIDTVQQIKKELAVDIIAGNVATGEAVEALAKAGADAVKVGIGPGSICTTRIVAGVGVPQISAIDECAQAGRKAGVPIIADGGIKYSGDLAKALAVGASCIMAGSLLAGTEESPGETIQYQGRQYKSYRGMGSIGAMQKGSNDRYFQEGTAADKLVPEGIEGRVPFRGSIAGIVHQMMGGLRASMGYCGSKDIETFWDKAEFVEITSAGLKESHVHDVQITAEAPNYHV, via the coding sequence ATGAATATTCGCAAAAAAGCATTAACATTTGAAGACGTACTTTTAGTTCCTAAGTATTCAGAGGTTTTACCAAAAGAGGTAAATCTTGAAACAAAACTTACTAAAAATATAACTCTAAAAATTCCAATGGTATCTGCCGCTATGGATACTGTTACGGAATACCGTGCCGCTATTGCTATGGCAAGACTTGGCGGAATCGGGATTATCCATAAAAATATGGATATCGAATCTCAATGTAAACAAGTTAAAAAAGTTAAAAAATCTGAGAGTGGAATCATTATAGACCCTATTTATGTAAATCCTGATGCTACACTTGCCGATGCAGATGCATTAATGGCTGAATATAAAATCTCAGGAGTACCTGTTGTTGACGGTCACAACAAACTTCTTGGAATCCTTACAAACCGTGATATGAGATTTGAGAAAGATATGCGTAAAATGGTATCGGAAGTTATGACACCTATGCCTCTTGTTACTGCTAATTCAGGCATAAGTTTAGATGATGCAGCTGATGTAATGCACCAACACAAAATCGAAAAACTACCTATTATAGACGAAAGCGGTTTTTTAAAAGGTCTTATTACTATCAAAGATATTAAAAAACGTATAGCATATCCAAATTCTAACAAAGATGATTTTGGTCGTCTAGTCGTAGGTGCGGCTATAGGTGTCGGTCAAATGGATAGAGCAAAAGCACTTGTAGATGCGGGTGTAGATGTTTTAGTTTTAGATTCGGCTCACGGGCACTCTAAAGGTATTATTGATACTGTACAACAAATCAAAAAAGAGTTAGCTGTTGATATCATTGCAGGTAATGTTGCTACAGGTGAAGCTGTTGAAGCTTTAGCAAAAGCGGGAGCAGATGCTGTTAAAGTTGGAATTGGACCTGGTTCAATCTGTACTACACGTATCGTGGCAGGTGTCGGTGTTCCACAAATCTCTGCAATCGATGAGTGTGCACAGGCAGGTAGAAAAGCGGGTGTGCCTATTATTGCTGATGGTGGTATCAAATACTCAGGTGATTTAGCAAAAGCATTAGCAGTCGGTGCTAGCTGTATTATGGCGGGAAGTTTATTAGCAGGGACTGAAGAATCTCCGGGAGAGACTATTCAATATCAAGGACGTCAATACAAATCATATCGTGGTATGGGAAGTATCGGAGCTATGCAAAAAGGTTCTAACGATAGATACTTCCAAGAAGGTACAGCTGCTGATAAACTTGTTCCTGAGGGAATTGAGGGTCGTGTACCATTTAGAGGAAGCATTGCGGGAATAGTTCATCAAATGATGGGAGGGCTGCGTGCATCTATGGGTTACTGTGGAAGTAAAGATATAGAGACTTTTTGGGATAAAGCCGAATTTGTTGAGATTACGAGTGCAGGTCTTAAAGAGAGCCACGTTCACGATGTTCAAATAACGGCTGAAGCACCGAATTATCATGTTTAG
- a CDS encoding RDD family protein: protein MSEVKYAGFWIRFLASFLDTLFLAIPVAVIIYFLSGGEWFDFAQYQLNMQAAMAGNAHYALTNQPQMSMKWELLFEFSILIVSIIFWRRWRGATPGKKYLKIKIVDANTLEDINNKQAITRSLGYIISTLALLIGFLMVGFRKDKRALHDLLSGTIVIYE from the coding sequence ATGTCTGAAGTAAAGTATGCCGGATTTTGGATACGATTTTTAGCATCCTTTCTTGACACCCTGTTTTTAGCTATTCCCGTTGCTGTTATAATCTACTTTTTAAGCGGCGGTGAATGGTTTGATTTTGCACAATATCAGCTTAATATGCAGGCAGCAATGGCAGGAAATGCACACTATGCACTTACAAATCAACCTCAAATGTCTATGAAATGGGAACTGCTTTTTGAATTTTCTATACTTATCGTATCTATAATTTTTTGGCGAAGATGGCGTGGTGCGACTCCGGGTAAAAAATATCTTAAAATTAAAATAGTAGATGCAAATACTTTAGAAGATATAAATAATAAACAAGCTATTACGCGTTCACTTGGCTATATAATCTCTACTTTAGCACTTCTTATCGGATTTTTGATGGTTGGATTTAGAAAAGATAAACGTGCACTACACGACCTACTCTCAGGAACGATAGTCATCTACGAATAA
- a CDS encoding tetratricopeptide repeat protein, translated as MKIILIVSFLLYSLVYSNENYPSIYAQLGTPIYKSSKDISKLRDIDVLRYEVINYLENKKQTLDLGIKADKSTNKNFKKDYLKQLRKLEKQHNKIIAYTRKRLLDAVEKKDTNIFNKITNIDLPQLYKSKDFNDKVLNYYKQNNKQNNKFLNKQIKELAYTQSNNKSTIEIPKNIKNLKDKNLFNKISILLNSYYGEVGAFNNITDLSNELYRRDPDSKYSLVIKARIELHMGYIRGDNYSKEHIKKARSLVLEAIKKDPNFFDAQNFLATTYIVEHTSQGLQKAKNIAEKSKNMSSSPFRKEFLNAKIAKEEKNYKRAADIAKNILKNTDEIWVKTACYSHLTTYYRSIKEYKKVHELYQEDIKLNPDSPWALVNYASFLNRIKDYKQAIIYANRSLQLRDFGMAHYHLAKGYYGIASKLLYDEKKYNDSIEYFTKSIQHNPTHENSYYGFAHAHYQVGYKTKNIPYLKKAKIAYEQTLQIDPKHKQANKELKRLNKLLNYLGI; from the coding sequence ATGAAAATCATATTAATTGTATCTTTCTTACTTTACTCATTAGTGTACTCTAATGAAAATTACCCATCTATTTACGCTCAACTTGGAACGCCAATTTATAAATCAAGCAAAGATATTTCTAAACTACGTGATATTGATGTATTAAGATATGAAGTAATAAACTATTTAGAGAATAAAAAACAAACACTAGACCTAGGAATAAAAGCTGATAAATCAACCAATAAAAACTTCAAAAAAGACTATTTAAAACAATTAAGAAAATTAGAAAAACAACATAATAAGATTATCGCATATACAAGAAAGAGACTATTGGATGCGGTAGAAAAAAAAGATACAAATATTTTTAATAAAATCACAAATATAGATTTACCTCAACTTTATAAAAGTAAAGATTTTAATGATAAGGTATTAAATTATTATAAGCAAAATAATAAACAAAATAATAAATTTTTAAACAAACAAATTAAAGAATTAGCATACACTCAAAGTAATAATAAAAGCACTATAGAAATACCAAAAAACATTAAAAATTTAAAAGATAAAAATCTATTTAACAAAATAAGTATTTTATTGAATTCTTATTATGGAGAAGTTGGTGCTTTTAACAATATAACAGACCTTTCCAATGAGCTTTACAGAAGAGATCCAGATAGTAAGTATTCTCTTGTTATTAAAGCAAGGATAGAACTTCATATGGGTTATATAAGAGGAGATAACTATTCTAAAGAGCATATTAAAAAAGCAAGATCTTTAGTTTTAGAAGCGATAAAAAAAGACCCAAACTTTTTTGATGCTCAAAACTTTTTGGCTACAACATACATAGTTGAACATACTTCTCAAGGCCTTCAAAAAGCAAAAAATATTGCTGAAAAATCTAAAAACATGTCTTCTAGTCCCTTTAGAAAAGAATTTCTTAATGCTAAAATTGCAAAAGAAGAAAAAAACTATAAAAGAGCAGCAGATATTGCTAAAAATATTTTAAAAAATACTGATGAAATATGGGTTAAGACTGCTTGTTACAGTCATTTGACTACATATTATAGAAGTATAAAAGAATACAAAAAAGTTCATGAACTATATCAAGAAGATATTAAATTAAATCCTGATTCACCTTGGGCATTAGTTAATTATGCTAGCTTTTTAAATCGTATAAAAGACTATAAACAAGCTATTATATATGCTAATAGATCATTACAGCTAAGAGACTTTGGTATGGCTCATTACCACTTAGCAAAAGGCTATTACGGTATTGCCTCAAAACTACTATATGATGAAAAAAAATATAATGATTCCATAGAATATTTCACAAAATCAATTCAGCACAATCCAACACATGAGAATTCATACTATGGTTTTGCACATGCACATTATCAAGTAGGTTATAAAACTAAAAATATACCTTATTTAAAAAAGGCTAAAATAGCTTATGAGCAAACACTTCAAATAGATCCTAAACATAAACAAGCGAATAAAGAACTAAAGCGTTTAAATAAATTGCTAAACTATTTAGGCATTTAA